The following proteins are encoded in a genomic region of Mycolicibacterium confluentis:
- a CDS encoding pyridoxamine 5'-phosphate oxidase family protein: MTAESEPVVALTEDESWDLLSGVHLGRLVTTIAGRAEIFPVNYVVQCRTILFRSAEGTKLFSTVMNDQVLFEADDHNVVGGWSVIVRGTAEVLYGAAEIEDAEEAGLYPWIATLKQRFIRVTPAEITGRRFVFGPEPDASHYAS; the protein is encoded by the coding sequence ATGACCGCAGAATCCGAACCCGTCGTCGCTCTGACCGAGGACGAGAGCTGGGACCTGCTTTCCGGCGTCCATCTGGGTCGGCTGGTCACCACGATCGCAGGGCGGGCAGAGATCTTTCCGGTCAACTACGTGGTGCAGTGCCGGACAATCCTGTTCCGCAGCGCGGAGGGCACCAAGCTGTTCAGCACGGTGATGAACGATCAGGTGCTCTTCGAGGCCGACGATCACAACGTGGTCGGCGGTTGGAGCGTCATCGTCCGCGGCACCGCCGAGGTGCTCTACGGCGCCGCAGAGATTGAGGACGCCGAGGAGGCGGGTCTGTATCCCTGGATCGCGACGCTCAAGCAGCGCTTCATCCGGGTCACCCCGGCCGAAATCACGGGCCGGCGGTTCGTGTTCGGCCCCGAACCCGATGCGAGCCACTACGCCAGCTGA
- the gjpA gene encoding outer membrane porin GjpA translates to MTALRSYATAGVALMGAGAIAITPITPSLPTVEVSHPAVQLSAAVDPITPLRELFNNTEVNFAGLVNTWLEAPAPILQQIVVNQLTYLSELPDFGLILDQIGTNAKNALNTLVAKDLEALTPGAAALYELIPLVLPMPPELQPLVDFTTNYLSGVLIGLVGPVLAPVVALGASISSIVAELTSESPDLAAAVNTLINIPTKMVDAFLNGGQKVDLTPVLDALGIHIDIGGGVTAGIGLTLGGLLSQGGTLLNAVDMTLLIDGVPVGGIEGQSVGAIGSLVGLTKAIAKALGWDGTGNPLAPADPVPSIAPLTERAATDPGTVPAALLDAPAPSTPVDLPDSAAGDGATDTEAGTDLAKVTLVSDTEETSTDAPAQPAAGDSLQDAVTSAGQKVSEAISDAGRTLKDRADKAAEKRAEKKAERAEKRAEKQAERAEKRAERKAAKAATTADSSSE, encoded by the coding sequence ATGACAGCCCTGCGTTCCTACGCAACCGCCGGCGTCGCCCTGATGGGCGCCGGAGCCATCGCGATCACCCCGATCACTCCCAGCCTGCCCACCGTGGAGGTGTCCCATCCGGCGGTGCAGCTGTCGGCCGCGGTCGATCCGATCACCCCGTTGCGGGAGCTGTTCAACAACACCGAGGTCAATTTCGCCGGCCTGGTCAACACGTGGCTGGAGGCACCGGCCCCGATACTGCAGCAGATCGTCGTCAACCAGCTCACCTACCTCAGCGAGCTTCCCGACTTCGGACTGATCCTCGACCAGATCGGCACTAACGCGAAGAACGCGCTGAACACTTTGGTCGCCAAGGATCTCGAGGCGCTCACCCCCGGTGCCGCAGCGCTCTACGAGCTGATCCCCCTGGTCTTGCCGATGCCTCCCGAGCTCCAGCCGCTCGTGGACTTCACCACCAACTACCTCAGCGGAGTCCTGATCGGGCTGGTCGGCCCAGTGCTGGCACCCGTGGTGGCCCTGGGCGCCAGCATCTCCTCGATCGTGGCGGAGTTGACGTCCGAGAGTCCTGACCTCGCCGCAGCCGTCAACACACTGATCAACATCCCGACCAAGATGGTCGACGCGTTCCTCAACGGCGGGCAGAAGGTCGATCTGACTCCGGTGCTCGACGCGCTGGGCATCCACATCGACATCGGTGGCGGCGTCACCGCCGGAATCGGCCTGACCCTGGGCGGGCTGCTGAGCCAGGGCGGAACGCTGCTCAACGCCGTCGATATGACGCTCCTCATCGACGGTGTGCCGGTCGGCGGTATCGAAGGACAGTCGGTGGGCGCGATCGGTTCGCTCGTCGGGCTGACGAAGGCCATCGCCAAGGCGCTCGGCTGGGACGGCACGGGCAACCCGCTGGCACCCGCCGACCCGGTGCCCTCCATCGCTCCGCTCACCGAGCGCGCCGCCACCGATCCGGGCACCGTCCCGGCCGCGCTCCTGGATGCGCCTGCACCGAGCACACCCGTCGACCTCCCCGACAGCGCCGCCGGTGACGGCGCCACCGACACCGAGGCTGGCACCGACCTCGCCAAGGTGACCCTCGTCAGCGACACCGAGGAGACCTCCACCGACGCGCCGGCGCAGCCGGCCGCCGGCGATTCGCTGCAGGACGCGGTCACGTCCGCCGGTCAGAAGGTGTCCGAGGCGATCTCCGACGCCGGCCGCACCCTCAAGGACCGCGCCGACAAGGCCGCCGAGAAGCGCGCCGAGAAGAAAGCGGAACGCGCGGAGAAGCGCGCCGAGAAGCAGGCCGAGCGGGCCGAGAAGCGCGCCGAGCGCAAGGCCGCCAAGGCCGCCACGACCGCGGACAGCAGCAGTGAGTAA
- the gjpA gene encoding outer membrane porin GjpA: MTALRSYATAGVALMGAGAIAITPITPTLPTVEVTHPAVQLSAAVDPITPLRELFNNTEVNFASLVNTWLEAPSPVLQQIIVNQLTYLSELPDVGLILDQIGTNTKAALNTLVAADLDALTPTGAAFYELIPMIMELPPELQPIVDFTTTYLSGALIGLVGPVLAPVVALGASISSILGQLTAENPDLGAAVNTLINIPTKMVDAFLNGGQTVDLTPVLEALGVQLDIGGGITAKVGLTLGGLLSPGGALLNALSLTMLADGEPIGDLPGQAVGTIGSLVSLAQAIAKAIGWDGTGNPLAPADPVPSIAPLTERAATDPGTVPAALLDAPAPSTTVDLTDSTAGDGAAGADLTKVTLVSDTEDSTDAPAQPAAGDAVQDAVKSAGQKVSEAISDAGRTLKDRADKAAEKRAEKKAERAEKRAEKQAERAEKRAAKQAAGSSGSSGSAGSSGSSGSSSSED; encoded by the coding sequence ATGACAGCCCTGCGTTCCTACGCAACTGCCGGCGTCGCCCTGATGGGCGCCGGAGCCATCGCGATCACCCCGATCACCCCCACGCTGCCCACCGTGGAGGTGACCCATCCGGCGGTGCAGCTGTCGGCCGCGGTGGATCCGATCACCCCGTTGCGGGAGCTGTTCAACAACACGGAGGTCAACTTCGCCAGCCTGGTCAACACCTGGCTGGAGGCGCCGTCGCCGGTCCTGCAGCAGATCATCGTCAACCAGCTCACCTACCTCAGCGAGCTTCCCGACGTCGGGCTGATCCTCGACCAGATCGGCACGAACACGAAGGCCGCGCTGAACACGCTGGTCGCCGCGGACCTCGACGCCCTCACACCGACCGGGGCCGCGTTCTACGAGCTGATCCCGATGATCATGGAGCTGCCCCCCGAGCTCCAGCCGATCGTGGACTTCACCACGACGTACCTCAGCGGAGCGCTGATCGGGCTGGTCGGCCCAGTGCTGGCACCCGTGGTGGCCCTGGGGGCCAGCATCTCCTCGATCCTGGGCCAGCTGACGGCCGAGAATCCCGACCTCGGCGCGGCCGTCAACACGCTGATCAACATCCCGACCAAGATGGTCGACGCGTTCCTCAACGGCGGACAGACCGTCGATCTGACTCCGGTGCTCGAAGCCCTGGGTGTGCAGCTCGACATCGGCGGCGGCATCACCGCCAAGGTCGGCCTGACCCTGGGCGGGCTGCTGAGCCCGGGCGGAGCACTGCTCAACGCCCTCAGTCTGACGATGCTCGCCGACGGTGAGCCTATCGGCGACCTCCCGGGACAGGCGGTGGGCACGATCGGTTCGCTGGTCAGCCTCGCGCAGGCCATCGCCAAGGCGATCGGCTGGGACGGCACGGGCAACCCGCTGGCACCCGCCGACCCGGTGCCCTCCATCGCTCCGCTCACGGAACGTGCCGCCACCGACCCGGGCACGGTCCCGGCCGCGTTGCTGGATGCGCCCGCACCGAGCACGACCGTCGACCTCACCGACAGCACCGCCGGTGACGGCGCCGCCGGCGCCGACCTCACCAAGGTGACCCTCGTCAGCGACACCGAGGACAGCACCGACGCGCCGGCGCAGCCGGCCGCCGGCGACGCCGTGCAGGATGCGGTCAAGTCCGCGGGCCAGAAGGTGTCCGAGGCGATCTCCGACGCCGGCCGCACCCTCAAGGACCGCGCCGACAAGGCCGCAGAGAAGCGCGCCGAGAAGAAAGCGGAACGCGCCGAGAAGCGCGCCGAGAAGCAGGCCGAGCGGGCCGAGAAGCGCGCCGCCAAGCAGGCGGCGGGCAGTTCGGGCAGTTCGGGCAGCGCTGGCAGCTCGGGGAGCTCGGGCAGCTCGAGCAGCGAGGACTGA
- the gjpA gene encoding outer membrane porin GjpA: MQVGLRPYATAGIALVGATAIAMTPVAPPLPDVEVASPPVALSASINPITPWIDVFNATSANATALTNSYFNAPFPVLQQLLVNQSDYLQQLLTNPADIGNVISQIGQNLQNAIKYATFIGLDSESEADLMLIAGNNDQWHSLMAAFLPLFLPPETPEWVPTLVNLLASPASGVLIGLVGPVLSPVVEALNVVRDVVTAASFTDALQVLISAPARVIGSVLNGSTLNLNFLLPLISGGLPEGVAINGLSFGFGGLLSTGGTFLAPGTNPEEHPEGLPGIGGSIFNSIGLDVDASGFVLNIAPRPLGPLAALTNLSQMIAVALGWDGTGNPLTKFKFPTIGAPEEPDAPDPSLLRAADDDPGSVPELESKAALVSVNTESSIEKKAPAAQSSSSVESGLESNAEGPDSSLVDQLTAEKDTSAAGGSSTAADKPKPGKKIADAVNHVRDQAKAAVEGVRDNIKAAKEKRAEKRAERKAAKTAGASDSSE; the protein is encoded by the coding sequence ATGCAGGTTGGCCTTCGTCCGTATGCGACGGCTGGTATCGCCCTGGTGGGCGCCACCGCTATCGCGATGACTCCGGTGGCGCCACCGCTGCCCGACGTCGAAGTCGCATCGCCGCCCGTGGCGTTGTCGGCATCGATCAACCCAATCACCCCGTGGATCGACGTGTTCAACGCCACGTCCGCCAATGCCACGGCACTCACCAACAGCTACTTCAACGCGCCTTTCCCGGTCCTGCAGCAGCTCCTGGTCAACCAGTCCGACTACCTGCAACAGCTGCTCACCAACCCGGCGGACATCGGGAACGTCATCAGCCAGATCGGCCAGAACCTCCAGAACGCGATCAAGTACGCCACCTTCATCGGCCTCGACTCGGAGTCCGAGGCCGATCTCATGCTGATCGCCGGCAACAACGATCAGTGGCATTCGCTGATGGCCGCGTTCCTTCCGCTCTTCCTGCCGCCCGAGACTCCGGAGTGGGTTCCCACGCTGGTCAACCTCCTGGCATCGCCGGCAAGTGGGGTTCTGATCGGCCTGGTCGGCCCAGTCCTGAGTCCCGTGGTGGAGGCACTCAATGTCGTCCGCGACGTCGTGACCGCCGCGTCCTTCACCGACGCACTGCAGGTGCTGATCTCGGCGCCCGCCCGGGTGATCGGGTCGGTCCTCAACGGTTCCACCCTCAACCTCAACTTCCTGTTGCCCCTGATCTCCGGGGGCCTGCCGGAGGGCGTGGCCATCAACGGTTTGAGCTTCGGCTTCGGGGGGCTTCTCTCCACCGGGGGCACCTTCTTGGCCCCGGGCACCAACCCCGAAGAGCACCCCGAAGGGCTTCCCGGCATCGGGGGCTCAATCTTCAACTCCATCGGCCTCGATGTCGATGCGTCCGGTTTCGTTCTGAACATTGCGCCACGGCCGCTCGGCCCGCTGGCGGCTTTGACCAACCTGTCGCAGATGATCGCCGTCGCGCTGGGCTGGGACGGCACGGGCAACCCGCTGACCAAGTTCAAGTTCCCCACCATCGGCGCTCCGGAGGAGCCCGATGCCCCGGATCCGTCGCTGTTGCGGGCGGCCGACGACGATCCGGGCTCGGTACCCGAGCTGGAGTCGAAGGCGGCGCTGGTGTCCGTCAACACCGAGTCGTCCATCGAGAAGAAGGCGCCTGCGGCCCAGTCCTCTTCGAGCGTGGAGTCGGGTCTCGAGTCGAACGCCGAGGGTCCGGATTCGTCGCTGGTCGATCAGCTGACCGCGGAGAAGGACACGTCGGCCGCCGGAGGCTCCTCCACGGCCGCGGACAAGCCCAAGCCCGGCAAGAAGATCGCCGACGCCGTCAACCACGTGCGTGATCAGGCGAAGGCCGCTGTCGAGGGTGTGCGCGACAACATCAAGGCGGCCAAGGAGAAACGTGCCGAGAAGCGCGCCGAGCGCAAGGCAGCCAAGACCGCAGGCGCCTCGGACAGCAGTGAGTAG
- the wzm gene encoding galactan export ABC transporter permease subunit Wzm/RfbD, giving the protein MTFTDAAAQSRTFAKARRDLVDGFGRRELWLHLGWQDIKQRYRRSVLGPFWITIATGTMAVALGGLYSKLFHLELREHLPYVTLGLIIWNLLNAAILEGADVFVSNEGLIKQLPTPLSVHVYRLVWRQILLFAHNIIIFVIIAIVFPQPWKWTDLTFIPALALIMLNCVWVALCFGILATRYRDISPLLFSLVQLLFYMTPIIWNDQTLRDQGAGGWAKIIQFNPLLHYVDIVRAPLLGAEQQWHHWAVVLTLTVVGWIVALVAMRQYRARVPYWV; this is encoded by the coding sequence ATGACCTTCACCGACGCCGCGGCACAGTCGCGGACCTTCGCCAAGGCCAGGCGCGACCTCGTCGACGGCTTCGGCCGCCGCGAACTGTGGCTACACCTGGGCTGGCAGGACATCAAACAGCGCTACCGCCGTTCGGTGCTGGGCCCGTTCTGGATCACGATCGCGACCGGCACCATGGCCGTCGCGCTGGGCGGGCTGTACTCGAAGCTGTTCCATCTCGAACTGCGCGAACATCTGCCCTACGTGACGCTGGGGCTGATCATCTGGAACCTGCTCAACGCCGCGATCCTCGAGGGCGCGGACGTGTTCGTCTCCAATGAGGGCCTGATCAAACAGCTACCGACGCCGCTGAGCGTGCACGTCTACCGGCTGGTGTGGCGGCAGATCCTGCTGTTCGCCCACAACATCATCATCTTCGTGATCATCGCGATCGTGTTCCCACAGCCGTGGAAGTGGACGGACCTGACGTTCATCCCGGCCCTGGCGCTGATCATGCTCAACTGTGTGTGGGTCGCGCTGTGCTTCGGCATCCTGGCCACGCGGTACCGCGACATCAGCCCGCTGCTCTTCAGCCTGGTGCAGCTGCTGTTCTATATGACGCCGATCATCTGGAACGACCAGACGTTGCGCGATCAGGGTGCCGGCGGCTGGGCCAAGATCATCCAGTTCAACCCGCTGCTGCACTACGTCGACATTGTCCGCGCGCCGCTTTTGGGAGCGGAGCAGCAATGGCATCACTGGGCCGTGGTGCTGACGTTGACGGTGGTGGGCTGGATCGTCGCGCTGGTGGCGATGCGACAATATCGGGCGCGCGTTCCGTACTGGGTGTAG
- the glfT1 gene encoding galactofuranosyltransferase GlfT1: MSEIVYAVVVTHRRPEQLAASLAAVATQTRPPDHLIVVDNDNDPKIAELVARQPIPATWLGSARNLGGAGGFALGILNALAGGADWVWLADDDGRPQDADVLSTLLACAQRHGLAEVSPMVCDLNDPERLAFPLRRGLVWRRRVSELRSDGGGDLLPGIASLFNGALFRATTLEAVGVPDIRLFVRGDEVEVHRRLVRSGLPFGTCLDTVYLHPQGSDEFKPILGGRMHTQYPDDETKRFFTYRNRGYLLSQPGLRKLLLQEWVRFGWYFLVSRRDPAGLREWIRLRRLGRRERFGR, translated from the coding sequence ATGAGCGAGATCGTCTACGCGGTGGTGGTCACCCATCGCCGCCCCGAGCAGTTGGCCGCCTCACTGGCGGCCGTCGCCACCCAGACCCGCCCCCCCGACCATCTGATCGTGGTGGACAACGACAACGACCCGAAGATCGCTGAACTCGTTGCACGCCAACCCATTCCGGCGACGTGGTTGGGGTCTGCACGAAACCTCGGCGGCGCAGGCGGTTTCGCGCTGGGCATCCTGAATGCACTCGCCGGCGGCGCGGACTGGGTCTGGCTGGCCGACGACGACGGCCGCCCACAGGACGCCGACGTGCTCAGCACGCTGTTGGCGTGCGCGCAGCGCCACGGGTTGGCCGAGGTGTCCCCGATGGTCTGCGACCTCAACGATCCCGAGCGCCTGGCGTTTCCGCTGCGCCGCGGCCTGGTGTGGCGACGCCGGGTGTCCGAACTGCGCAGCGACGGCGGCGGTGATCTGTTGCCCGGCATCGCCTCCCTGTTCAACGGCGCGTTGTTCCGCGCGACGACGCTGGAGGCCGTCGGCGTACCCGACATTCGACTGTTCGTCCGCGGCGACGAGGTCGAGGTGCACCGCCGACTGGTGCGCTCCGGCCTGCCGTTCGGCACCTGCCTGGACACCGTCTACCTGCACCCGCAGGGCAGCGACGAGTTCAAACCCATCCTCGGCGGACGGATGCACACCCAGTACCCCGACGATGAGACCAAACGGTTCTTCACCTACCGCAATCGCGGCTATCTGCTGTCCCAGCCGGGCCTGCGCAAGCTGCTGCTCCAGGAATGGGTGCGGTTCGGGTGGTACTTCCTGGTGTCACGACGGGACCCGGCGGGACTGCGGGAGTGGATCCGACTCCGTCGTCTCGGCAGACGCGAAAGGTTCGGCCGATGA
- the wzt gene encoding galactan export ABC transporter ATP-binding subunit Wzt/RfbE — MTDPYIETRDAWVEFPIFDAKSRSLKKAFLGKAGGAIGRNSSNVVVVEALRDITMSLKMGDRVGLVGHNGAGKSTLLRLLSGIYEPTRGTARVGGRVAPVFDLGVGMDPEISGFENIIIRGLFLGQTRKQMMAKVDEIAEFTELGEYLSMPLRTYSTGMRVRLAMGVVTSIDPEILLLDEGIGAVDAEFLKKAQSRLQSLVERSGILVFASHSNEFLARLCNTAMWIDHGTIRMSGGIEDVVRAYEGEDAAHHVREVLAETRRA, encoded by the coding sequence ATGACCGATCCCTACATCGAAACCCGCGACGCGTGGGTTGAGTTCCCCATCTTCGACGCGAAGTCCCGTTCGCTGAAGAAGGCGTTCCTGGGCAAGGCCGGCGGCGCCATCGGACGCAACAGTTCCAACGTCGTCGTCGTCGAAGCGCTGCGCGACATCACGATGTCGCTCAAGATGGGCGACCGGGTGGGCCTGGTCGGCCACAACGGTGCGGGCAAGTCGACGCTCCTGCGACTGCTGTCCGGCATCTACGAACCCACCCGCGGGACGGCCCGTGTCGGAGGCCGGGTGGCCCCGGTGTTCGACCTCGGCGTCGGCATGGATCCGGAGATCTCCGGCTTCGAGAACATCATCATCCGCGGCCTGTTCCTCGGGCAGACCCGCAAGCAGATGATGGCCAAGGTTGACGAGATCGCGGAGTTCACCGAGTTGGGCGAATACCTCTCGATGCCGCTGCGCACCTACTCCACGGGTATGCGGGTGCGCCTCGCGATGGGCGTGGTCACCAGCATCGACCCCGAGATCCTGCTGCTCGACGAGGGCATCGGGGCTGTCGACGCCGAGTTCCTCAAGAAGGCGCAGTCGCGTCTGCAGAGCCTGGTGGAACGTTCCGGAATCCTGGTGTTCGCCAGCCACTCCAACGAGTTCCTGGCGCGGTTGTGCAACACCGCGATGTGGATCGATCACGGCACCATCCGGATGAGCGGCGGGATCGAGGACGTCGTGCGCGCCTACGAGGGCGAGGACGCGGCGCACCATGTGCGGGAAGTGCTCGCGGAGACCCGTCGGGCATGA
- a CDS encoding bacterial proteasome activator family protein: MTAAATGGEDDDKSVTDLVQQPAKVMRIGTMIKQLLEEVKAAPLDDASRNRLREIHKTSISELEDGLAPELRDELERLALPFSDDAVPTDAELRIAQAQLVGWLEGLFHGIQTALFAQQMAARAQLEQMRQGALPPGMGVPGRPGTAPGTGQYL; this comes from the coding sequence ATGACGGCTGCCGCGACCGGCGGTGAGGACGACGACAAGTCGGTGACCGACCTGGTCCAGCAGCCCGCCAAGGTCATGCGGATCGGCACCATGATCAAACAGCTGCTCGAGGAGGTGAAGGCCGCACCGCTCGACGACGCCAGCCGCAACCGCCTACGGGAGATCCACAAGACCTCGATCAGCGAGCTCGAGGACGGCCTGGCCCCGGAGCTGCGCGACGAGCTCGAGCGCCTGGCGCTGCCGTTCAGCGACGACGCTGTGCCGACGGACGCCGAGTTGCGCATCGCGCAGGCGCAGCTCGTCGGTTGGCTCGAGGGCCTGTTCCACGGCATCCAGACCGCGCTGTTCGCGCAGCAGATGGCCGCCCGCGCCCAACTGGAACAGATGCGTCAGGGTGCGCTCCCCCCAGGTATGGGTGTACCCGGCCGGCCCGGGACAGCGCCGGGCACGGGGCAATACCTGTAA
- a CDS encoding DUF6541 family protein, with amino-acid sequence MSLGCGVLFAMTLLVLPGAVVARVARLTWPTAVAVGPVLTYGIVGLATLPLGALGIPWNTITALLSLLVAIALAASLPALLARYRDPEAEQLAGSARSAAIVAIGVLIGAAAIFWAAHSGIADWQSIPSNWDSVWHANTIRWITETGQASPTHMGELRNVETHAALYYPSVFHALAALQCQLTGAAATTAFTANAVAAAAWLFPASAAILTWSLLRPHTSERRTALAAATAAALAASFTAVPYVEFDTASIPNMAAYGVAVPATVLIMSCLRHRDRIPLAVLALVGVFSVHITGGVVVVTFVTAWWLVDTLRSPVRGRRSDFLTLLAVAVPTVLLLLPQFLGVLQQAEIIAGHAFVTHEGKKHAVFDAVVQHTRHLNDFPVQTTLIVLAAAGGLVLLIRRVWWPLAVWLGLVVAIVHSSAPFGGPVGSAIAKYSDLFYSDPRRLSAVVTLLITPMAGIALTLIVLFVVSWLRRLLPALGRPVWLGLTGALLVLSTVGLAWHYLPRHEYLMGEKYDQVIVSPRDLEAFAHLASLPGARDTLIGNANTDGTAWMYAVAGLHPLWTHYDYPVQQGPGYHRFIFWAYADDADHDPRVAAAVKALNIRYAITSTPVVRGFAMPDGLVSLDESESWAKIYDNGQTRIYEWRGGAPTA; translated from the coding sequence GTGAGCCTCGGGTGCGGCGTGCTGTTCGCAATGACGTTGCTGGTACTGCCCGGTGCCGTCGTCGCTCGCGTGGCTCGGCTAACCTGGCCGACCGCTGTCGCAGTTGGCCCGGTTCTGACCTACGGCATCGTGGGTTTGGCGACGCTGCCCTTGGGTGCGCTCGGAATCCCTTGGAACACAATAACAGCGCTGCTGAGCCTGCTTGTGGCGATCGCACTGGCGGCAAGTTTGCCAGCGCTGTTGGCCCGCTACCGCGACCCGGAAGCTGAGCAGCTCGCGGGCTCAGCGCGGTCAGCCGCAATCGTTGCCATCGGCGTACTCATCGGTGCCGCTGCGATCTTCTGGGCGGCGCACAGCGGCATCGCCGACTGGCAGTCCATCCCAAGCAACTGGGACTCGGTGTGGCACGCAAACACCATCCGCTGGATCACCGAGACCGGGCAGGCCTCCCCGACCCACATGGGTGAGCTTCGCAACGTCGAGACCCACGCCGCCCTGTACTACCCCTCGGTCTTCCACGCCCTGGCCGCGCTGCAGTGTCAGTTGACCGGCGCCGCGGCCACGACGGCCTTCACCGCGAACGCCGTCGCAGCGGCCGCGTGGCTGTTCCCGGCCAGCGCGGCCATCCTCACGTGGAGTCTGCTGCGCCCGCACACCAGTGAGCGACGCACCGCCCTCGCCGCGGCCACCGCGGCGGCGCTGGCGGCGTCCTTCACCGCGGTTCCCTACGTCGAGTTCGACACCGCTTCCATCCCCAACATGGCGGCCTATGGCGTCGCGGTCCCCGCGACGGTCCTGATCATGTCCTGCCTGCGACACCGCGACCGCATCCCTCTGGCCGTGCTCGCCCTGGTGGGCGTGTTCTCGGTGCACATCACCGGTGGCGTCGTCGTCGTGACGTTCGTGACCGCGTGGTGGCTGGTCGACACGCTCCGCAGCCCGGTGCGCGGACGCCGGTCCGACTTCCTGACCCTGCTGGCAGTCGCGGTGCCTACGGTGCTCCTGCTGCTGCCGCAGTTCCTCGGGGTGCTTCAGCAGGCCGAGATCATCGCCGGGCACGCGTTCGTCACGCACGAGGGCAAGAAGCACGCGGTGTTCGACGCCGTCGTGCAGCACACCCGGCACCTCAACGACTTCCCCGTCCAGACCACGCTGATCGTGCTGGCCGCCGCCGGTGGACTGGTGCTGCTGATCAGGCGGGTCTGGTGGCCGCTGGCCGTGTGGTTGGGCCTGGTGGTGGCCATCGTGCATTCGTCGGCGCCGTTCGGCGGCCCCGTGGGAAGTGCGATCGCCAAGTACAGCGACCTGTTCTACAGCGACCCCCGCCGCCTCTCGGCCGTGGTCACGCTGCTGATCACCCCGATGGCCGGCATCGCGCTGACCCTGATCGTGCTGTTCGTCGTGTCTTGGCTGCGCCGACTGCTGCCCGCCCTGGGCCGACCCGTGTGGCTGGGCCTGACCGGGGCCCTGCTGGTGCTCAGCACCGTCGGGCTGGCGTGGCACTACCTGCCCCGGCACGAGTACCTGATGGGCGAGAAGTACGACCAGGTGATCGTGAGCCCACGCGACCTTGAGGCGTTCGCGCACCTCGCGAGCCTGCCCGGGGCTCGAGACACCCTGATCGGCAACGCCAACACCGACGGCACCGCCTGGATGTATGCCGTCGCAGGCCTGCATCCGCTGTGGACGCACTACGACTACCCCGTGCAGCAGGGGCCCGGCTACCACCGGTTCATCTTCTGGGCCTACGCCGACGACGCCGACCACGATCCTCGGGTCGCCGCGGCCGTCAAAGCGCTGAACATCCGGTATGCGATCACCAGCACGCCGGTGGTCCGAGGGTTCGCGATGCCGGACGGGCTAGTGTCATTGGATGAGTCCGAGTCGTGGGCCAAGATCTACGACAATGGCCAGACCCGCATCTACGAGTGGCGCGGAGGAGCACCCACAGCGTGA